The genomic stretch TCTTCATCTGCGCCATGCTGTACAACCTGGGGAAGATGCTGGTCATCTGCTATTTCCCCGAGGAGTATGAAGAGATCAAGAGGCGGATGTCCGAAACAGGACAGGACGAAACCGCGGCATCCAAATCCGTCCTGGGCATTTCCTACAATGATCTGGGAATGGCGGTTTCTCGATCCTGGAACTTTCCGGATAAAATTGTCAACAGTATGGAGCCCCTGTCCGAGCAGCTTCTTGATCAACCAAAAACAGAATTGGGGAACCTTAGGGTTCTGTCCAGCTATTCCAATGAATTACTCTCCAGCTTGATTAATTCTCCCTCCCCTGAGCGGGCAGAAGTCCTTTCTTCCATGCTGAAGCGATACCGGAAGAGAGTTCCGATTCCCCAGGATGAGATGAAATCACTCCTCGAATCGACCGTCACGAAAGTCCACCCTTATTCAGATGCCGTCAAGGCCGACAAACAGTCTGTCAATCGCTTTAAAAATTTATTTCAGTCCACACCGGAGAGCATTCCTGAAGTCAGGAAGACGAAAACTGCGGAGCCGTCAGAAAATCCAGTTCTTCCGAAAGAACCGGTTCCTCACGCTGCGCCTTCCGGTGCGACCGATGCGGAATCAAAGAGGAACGTCCTGGCCAATGGCCTGCGGGAGATCAAGGAGGTTATGAAGGGCGCTTACCGCCTGAACGATGTGCTCTACATGATTCTTGAAACCATGTATCGTGGTTTCGAATTGAGCCGCGTCGTCTTTTGCCTGCGGGATGCGAAGCAGGGAGCGATGGTGGCCCGATTTGGGCTGGGAGAGAATATCGACGAGATCGTCAGGCATTTCCATTTCAGGATCAGCCGGTCTTCGGATCTCTTCAATATTGTAATCGCTCAGGGGAAAGGCATTCTCATCGATAATGCTGCCAACCCCAACATATTGAAAATACTTCCAGATTGGTATCAATATCTTATCGCCGCACCATCCTTTTTCATCTATCCTTTGATTTCTCCAAAGGGATGCATCGGCATGTTCTACGGGGATCGGAAAATGCGTGAAACCATGCTTACGGAGGCGGACAAGAAATTCATGGAAGAATTACGGGATATTTTCCTTTTCGCCATAACCCGCCAGCAATAGATCGCATCCCTTTCAGCTTCCGCATTTTAACTCACCTCACACCCTGAATTATCTTCGGTGGTCAAACTCTTTGCGGAGACTCTCGCTGTCCCATGCATGATCGTTCCGAGTGGGGTTGCTTTCCCGGTCGCTGGTCAGCAGTTCTTCCTGGTTCTGAATCTCTTCCCGGAAATTGTCAATATAGGTTTCCTTATCATGGCGGTGCGGTGCAAGTTTCTGCATGGCCGCTTCATCGTACCGGATAAAATTCTGCCCCGAGCGCAGGGCGCTGTACCTTCGAAAGCCGAGCTTGACCAGGCAATCGATCCCCAGGCGCACGGAGGTGTCAAGGGTCTCCCGGTAAATGTCCGTTATGCCCGTCTCCATCAAATGGTAGGCGTCCAGCCTGTTTTCGGCACGGGCCATGATCGAAAGATGAGGGAACAGCTTCCGGGTTTTTTCGATAAGATCGGAATTGATCTCCGGCGAACCGATGGCTGCGATCAGGATTCTGGCCTGGTCGGCTCCGGCCGCCTTGAGAATATCGACGCGTGTGGCGTCCCCGTAGAAAACCCTGAATCCCATCTTCCTCAGCAGATCCACCCGGTCGGAATCGTTGTCCAGGATCGTGGCCTGAATCCCGTTTGCCCGGAGGAACCTTCCCACCGTGCTGCCGAAATGACCGAAACCGGCGATGATGACCGGGGAATGGAGATCAATGGCATCCGGCGCCGTTTCCATCTTTTCCAGGGTGCCGAACCGGGGAAGGATCAGGCGTTCATTGATCATCAATAACAGCGGAGTGACCGTCATGCTGAGGGCGGTCACTCCCATCATCGTGTCCGTCCATGACGGCGACAGGATCGAAAGCTGGCTGATGAAGGAGAAGAGGACGAAGGCGAATTCCCCGACCTGGGCAAGGCCGAGACTGAAGAGGAGATTCTGATCAAAACTCAGCCGGGACAGCTTTCCCGTCAGAGCGAGAACGCCGAACTTGATGGCGATCACCGCACACACAAGGGTCAGGATTTTGAGGGGTTCGTTGAGGATCAGGGTGAAGTTGACGGCTGTTCCCACGGAGATGAAAAACAGGCCGAGAAGAACCCCTTTGAAGGGGGCGATGTCGCTTTCCAGTTCATGCCGGTATTCGCTGTTGGCCAGAACGACCCCCGCCAGAAAGGTTCCCAGGGCGGGGCTGAGACCTACCAGGGTCATGAGAGAGGCGGTGGCGATGACGATGAACAGGGCCGAGGCGGTGAACAATTCCTGAAGATGGAGGCGGGCGATGAAGCGCAGGAAGGGAACAATCAGGAACCGGCCACTGGCGACCACCAGGTTGACGGCCAGAAGCAGGGCGATCGTCTGAGCCCATCCGGGCAGTCCCTGCAGCAAGGTGCCGGATTCCCCGCTCTGGGCCGAAACGGTGGAAACGGCCAGAAGCGGCAGGAGCGCCAGAATGGGAATGACGGAAATGTCCTGAAAAAGGAGCACGGCGAAGGAGCATCTCCCCGATTGCGTCGCTGACAAGCCCTTTTCCCGCAGAGTCTGCAGGACGATCGCCGTGGACGACATGGATAAGGCCAGCCCACAGGCCAGGGCTGCCGGCCAGGAAAATCCGAAGATAAGGAACATGGCCAGAAAGAGGAGGGTGGTCAAGCCGAGCTGCAGGATTCCCGTCCCCAGGATGAGCCGGCGAATCCGCCAGAGATGAGAAGGCTCCAACTCAAGGCCGATGAGAAAAAGCATCATCACCACGCCGAATTCGGCAAAGTGCATCACATCCTTTCCCTCGCCGCCGACAAAGCCGAGACAGAAGGGACCGATGATGATGCCCCCAATGAGATATCCCAGGACCGATCCCATCCCGATTCTTTTGGCAATGGGAACAAAGAAGATCGCCGCCGCCAGATAGATGAGGGCGTCGTGGAGGAGGGTGCTGGTCATGGTTTGTCCCCCGCCTCGGAAAGCAGCCAATCGTTCAGGAAGGGGAAGGTCCGGGCGGATTCGATGTCCAGGTTTCCCTGCGCAAGCCGGTCCAGCAGGGTGCGATACAGTGCGGCATAGTGCTCCAGATCCGAATTCATCAACCGATAGGTTCCCTGTACGGCAAAGGGCGGCAGATAGATCATCCTGCAGAGGGTGGCCGTCTGCTGAAAGGGAATCAGGAATTCTCCCATCGTAAAGCGGTTGAACCCGTCTGGCGCATATTCATTCCTCGTTCCGCCGGACGAAATGGCGTTAAAAATCCATTTGTTCCTTAAGACATCTCCCCCTTCACCATGGGCCCACCCATGTTCAAGGACCAGATCGATCCACTGTTTGAGCAGTGCCGGGGCGCTGTACATATAGATGGGGTGCTGCCAGACAAGAACCTGATGTTCCGTCAGCCGGGCCTTTTCCCGTTCCACGTCGATATTGAAGTCTGGGTACAGTTCATATAAGTCGTTGAGCGTTACTGCCGGATGTCCCCAAATGTCCTTTAACAGCGCACGGTTGACGCGCGAATTTTCAAAACGGGGATGGGCAAAAAGGATCAGAATCCGATTCATGGGTCAGGTTTTATGATCTATCAGCAACAAAAAAAGCTTTCTTAAAGTTTTGGAACGTTTATGAAGGAACGATGGAAGATGTGGATATCTCCCTACCGTGACCCCCTGTATACGCCCTGATAGTCCGCGGTCGACAGGGGGACGACATTGTCCGCCTTGACCAAGCCACCTGCTTTAACCGTCCCGATGAAGAGGGTATGATCGCCTGTGCCGATCGTGTGATCCAGCGAGCAGTCCAGGTATCCGATGGAGTCGTCCAGGACAGGCAGCCCGGACGGCGACGGACTGCATTTGCAGTTGTCGAATTTTTTCTTCCAGTCCGCGATTTTGAACTGTGCAATTCTATCGGCCGCCTCCCTGGGCAGGACGTTGATGCAGAAGTTCCCCGACTCCCGGATCTGTTCGTGGCAGAGCCTGTTTTTCCGGATGGCCAGGGCAATGCGTGGCGGTTCATGGGAGCATTGGGTTACCCAGGAGGCGATCATGCCGTTATATCCCTCCGGGGATGAAACGGTGACGAGATAGATGCCGTAAGAAAACCGGTCGAGGACATCCTGCCATTCTTTTTCCATAACTTTCCCTCATATTCAGAAGCGTGCCTGTTTATGCACGCTTCGTCATTTATTGATCCTTG from Syntrophus gentianae encodes the following:
- a CDS encoding HDOD domain-containing protein, giving the protein MENKSEDRNHEPKAIKSTVEGCLDPEGREKRAEAVHGTVDFLMRRMHHKGELPAFSSHMIEINSKLSSLTSVNFSSAGDLAGIILKDFSLTNRLLKIVNSALYAGQSGKVTTISKALFLLGIEKIRIMAATLMIFDHLENKSQAKELQEIALNSLMSGLVASSIAEKMKLGGTEEVFICAMLYNLGKMLVICYFPEEYEEIKRRMSETGQDETAASKSVLGISYNDLGMAVSRSWNFPDKIVNSMEPLSEQLLDQPKTELGNLRVLSSYSNELLSSLINSPSPERAEVLSSMLKRYRKRVPIPQDEMKSLLESTVTKVHPYSDAVKADKQSVNRFKNLFQSTPESIPEVRKTKTAEPSENPVLPKEPVPHAAPSGATDAESKRNVLANGLREIKEVMKGAYRLNDVLYMILETMYRGFELSRVVFCLRDAKQGAMVARFGLGENIDEIVRHFHFRISRSSDLFNIVIAQGKGILIDNAANPNILKILPDWYQYLIAAPSFFIYPLISPKGCIGMFYGDRKMRETMLTEADKKFMEELRDIFLFAITRQQ
- a CDS encoding monovalent cation:proton antiporter-2 (CPA2) family protein — translated: MTSTLLHDALIYLAAAIFFVPIAKRIGMGSVLGYLIGGIIIGPFCLGFVGGEGKDVMHFAEFGVVMMLFLIGLELEPSHLWRIRRLILGTGILQLGLTTLLFLAMFLIFGFSWPAALACGLALSMSSTAIVLQTLREKGLSATQSGRCSFAVLLFQDISVIPILALLPLLAVSTVSAQSGESGTLLQGLPGWAQTIALLLAVNLVVASGRFLIVPFLRFIARLHLQELFTASALFIVIATASLMTLVGLSPALGTFLAGVVLANSEYRHELESDIAPFKGVLLGLFFISVGTAVNFTLILNEPLKILTLVCAVIAIKFGVLALTGKLSRLSFDQNLLFSLGLAQVGEFAFVLFSFISQLSILSPSWTDTMMGVTALSMTVTPLLLMINERLILPRFGTLEKMETAPDAIDLHSPVIIAGFGHFGSTVGRFLRANGIQATILDNDSDRVDLLRKMGFRVFYGDATRVDILKAAGADQARILIAAIGSPEINSDLIEKTRKLFPHLSIMARAENRLDAYHLMETGITDIYRETLDTSVRLGIDCLVKLGFRRYSALRSGQNFIRYDEAAMQKLAPHRHDKETYIDNFREEIQNQEELLTSDRESNPTRNDHAWDSESLRKEFDHRR
- a CDS encoding NAD(P)H-dependent oxidoreductase, producing MNRILILFAHPRFENSRVNRALLKDIWGHPAVTLNDLYELYPDFNIDVEREKARLTEHQVLVWQHPIYMYSAPALLKQWIDLVLEHGWAHGEGGDVLRNKWIFNAISSGGTRNEYAPDGFNRFTMGEFLIPFQQTATLCRMIYLPPFAVQGTYRLMNSDLEHYAALYRTLLDRLAQGNLDIESARTFPFLNDWLLSEAGDKP
- a CDS encoding flavin reductase family protein, which encodes MEKEWQDVLDRFSYGIYLVTVSSPEGYNGMIASWVTQCSHEPPRIALAIRKNRLCHEQIRESGNFCINVLPREAADRIAQFKIADWKKKFDNCKCSPSPSGLPVLDDSIGYLDCSLDHTIGTGDHTLFIGTVKAGGLVKADNVVPLSTADYQGVYRGSR